One Cellulomonas sp. Y8 DNA segment encodes these proteins:
- a CDS encoding right-handed parallel beta-helix repeat-containing protein has translation MHPPRPALRRALATLVLAAVAAGAGTVAPGVPALGAPAALAAEPVAIAVTSAADAALTAGCDDGSAGTTLREALCRAAGETDAVVTVPAGTDVVLAAGPLTFAPAAPATLVVSSSGTWTVTASGRRILDLDPGLVGGVDVTVEKVELRGGVPSPADAAVVGGGGAVLAGTGDPDRPDALTLRDCVVTGSANAAGAGDATAPGGAVQMSGGALTIDGCTFRGNTADGAPGGAVAVLGVDDADTVVVTGSTFDGNTVTGGSGSGVLGGGALYVDGAALTVQGSTFTGNTVTSASVAAARGAAVLATGSTAVTGSRVEGNVVTGSGGAADGGALWLAAGSVASSVLVANTDGVTGAARPASVVGPVPATESWWGCAAGATDATCGALGVTTTAPRAVLALDAAPDRPVTGDAVTATARVALADGAPAPAALLGALADRAVAWAFHPVDDAAGVQADPALAADGTAGGAVHPGCRGHARGPGHRRPEHRHGDPRAARAAHGLRAGGRHRARGHPGHLRHDRRRVAGANRPVAARRPPAPRPGSTCPAGPGPC, from the coding sequence GTGCACCCCCCGCGACCCGCCCTCCGGCGCGCCCTGGCGACCCTCGTGCTCGCCGCCGTCGCCGCCGGCGCCGGCACCGTCGCACCCGGCGTCCCGGCGCTCGGCGCGCCCGCGGCCCTCGCCGCCGAGCCGGTGGCGATCGCGGTGACGTCGGCCGCCGACGCCGCGCTCACCGCGGGGTGCGACGACGGCTCCGCGGGCACCACGCTGCGCGAGGCGCTCTGCCGCGCCGCCGGCGAGACGGACGCGGTCGTGACGGTCCCGGCGGGCACGGACGTCGTCCTCGCCGCGGGACCGCTGACCTTCGCGCCCGCCGCGCCGGCGACGCTCGTGGTCTCGTCCTCCGGCACCTGGACCGTCACGGCCTCGGGCCGGCGGATCCTCGACCTCGACCCCGGCCTCGTCGGCGGGGTGGACGTCACCGTGGAGAAGGTCGAGCTGCGCGGGGGCGTCCCGAGCCCGGCCGACGCGGCGGTGGTCGGGGGCGGTGGCGCGGTCCTCGCCGGCACCGGCGACCCCGACCGGCCCGACGCGCTCACCCTGCGCGACTGCGTCGTCACCGGCAGCGCGAACGCCGCCGGAGCGGGCGACGCCACGGCTCCCGGCGGTGCGGTGCAGATGTCCGGCGGCGCGCTGACGATCGACGGCTGCACGTTCCGCGGGAACACGGCCGACGGGGCGCCCGGCGGTGCGGTCGCGGTGCTCGGCGTCGACGACGCCGACACGGTCGTCGTCACCGGGTCGACGTTCGACGGCAACACGGTGACCGGCGGGAGCGGGTCCGGCGTGCTCGGCGGCGGCGCCCTGTACGTCGACGGCGCCGCGCTGACCGTGCAGGGCTCGACCTTCACCGGCAACACCGTGACCTCCGCGTCGGTCGCGGCGGCGCGCGGCGCGGCGGTGCTGGCGACGGGCAGCACCGCGGTCACGGGGTCCCGGGTCGAGGGCAACGTCGTCACCGGGTCCGGCGGGGCCGCCGACGGCGGCGCGCTCTGGCTCGCGGCGGGCTCGGTCGCGTCCTCGGTCCTGGTGGCCAACACCGACGGCGTCACCGGCGCCGCGCGCCCCGCGTCCGTGGTGGGCCCGGTGCCGGCCACGGAGAGCTGGTGGGGCTGCGCCGCCGGCGCGACCGACGCGACGTGCGGCGCGCTGGGCGTCACCACCACGGCCCCGCGGGCCGTGCTCGCGCTGGACGCGGCCCCGGACCGGCCGGTCACCGGCGACGCCGTCACCGCGACCGCCCGGGTGGCGCTCGCCGACGGCGCGCCGGCGCCCGCCGCGCTGCTGGGCGCGCTCGCGGACCGGGCCGTGGCCTGGGCGTTCCACCCGGTCGACGACGCGGCCGGGGTCCAGGCCGACCCGGCGCTCGCCGCGGACGGCACGGCCGGCGGCGCGGTTCACCCGGGGTGCCGGGGCCACGCTCGCGGTCCGGGCCACCGTCGACCAGAGCACCGCCACGGCGACCCTCGAGCAGCCCGTGCCGCCCACGGTCTCCGCGCCGGCGGGCGCCACCGTGCTCGAGGGCACCCGGGCCACCTTCGCCACGACCGTCGCCGGGTCGCCGGCGCCAACCGTCCGGTGGCAGCGCGCCGCCCCCCGGCTCCTCGTCCTGGGTCGACGTGCCCGGCGGGACCGGGACCGTGCTGA
- a CDS encoding phage tail protein → MDPYLGDIRLFAGTFAPEGWAACDGQVLQISENEALYTLLGTRYGGDGTSTFALPDLRGRWAVGRRGANLGETGGAETVALTVPQLPAHTHAAYASAAAATGTAPGVWAAVATPAYLPGDPGAGAQTMAGDALAPVGSGLPHENLPPFLGMIHIIATVGIYPTRD, encoded by the coding sequence GTGGACCCGTACCTCGGCGACATCCGGCTGTTCGCGGGCACCTTCGCGCCCGAGGGCTGGGCCGCCTGCGACGGCCAGGTCCTCCAGATCAGCGAGAACGAGGCCCTGTACACGCTGCTGGGCACCCGGTACGGCGGTGACGGGACCTCGACGTTCGCGCTCCCCGACCTGCGCGGGCGGTGGGCCGTGGGCCGCCGCGGCGCGAACCTCGGCGAGACCGGCGGCGCGGAGACGGTCGCGCTCACCGTGCCGCAGCTCCCGGCGCACACGCACGCCGCGTACGCCTCCGCCGCCGCGGCCACCGGCACCGCACCCGGCGTGTGGGCCGCCGTGGCCACCCCGGCCTACCTGCCCGGCGACCCCGGCGCGGGCGCCCAGACCATGGCCGGTGACGCGCTGGCGCCCGTGGGGTCCGGCCTGCCCCACGAGAACCTGCCGCCGTTCCTCGGGATGATCCACATCATCGCGACCGTCGGCATCTACCCGACCCGAGACTGA
- a CDS encoding phage tail protein has product MDPYLGEIRLFATDFVPRGWLPCEGQTVAVNQNTALFAVLGTQYGGNGVSTFQLPDLRDRSAVGAGAEVAVGQAGGTASTVLTAAQIPQHAHPVLGSAAPADAAEPAGARWAATAEPQYGSAAQVVMAPGTVQASGASQAHENRPPYLALIYGIAVQGIFPSRGDDGGPAAPALVGEVRLFAGNFVPSGWAPCAGQLLPLTQNTTLFALLGTAFGGDGRTTFALPDLRDRTPVHVGRGNPGRRDTAIGEPGGASAVALTPEQLPPHTHAVRGTGARGTTGNPSGASWAVAQQGRARRDQYTAAGPTVGIGTTGPAGGSQPHTNRSPYLGVTAMIALSGVFPARP; this is encoded by the coding sequence ATGGACCCCTACCTCGGCGAGATCCGCCTGTTCGCGACCGACTTCGTGCCGCGCGGCTGGCTGCCCTGCGAGGGCCAGACGGTGGCGGTCAACCAGAACACGGCGCTGTTCGCGGTCCTCGGCACGCAGTACGGCGGCAACGGCGTGTCGACCTTCCAGCTGCCGGACCTGCGGGACCGCTCGGCGGTGGGCGCCGGCGCGGAGGTCGCCGTGGGCCAGGCCGGCGGCACCGCGAGCACCGTCCTGACCGCGGCGCAGATCCCGCAGCACGCGCACCCGGTCCTCGGGTCGGCGGCGCCCGCCGACGCGGCGGAGCCGGCCGGCGCGCGCTGGGCGGCGACGGCAGAGCCGCAGTACGGCTCGGCCGCCCAGGTCGTCATGGCGCCCGGGACCGTGCAGGCCTCCGGGGCGTCCCAGGCGCACGAGAACCGACCCCCGTACCTCGCGCTGATCTACGGCATCGCCGTCCAGGGGATCTTCCCGAGCCGGGGCGACGACGGCGGGCCCGCGGCCCCCGCCCTCGTGGGCGAGGTGCGGCTGTTCGCAGGGAACTTCGTCCCGAGCGGCTGGGCGCCGTGCGCCGGGCAGCTCCTGCCCCTCACGCAGAACACCACGCTGTTCGCCCTGCTCGGCACCGCGTTCGGGGGCGACGGGCGCACCACGTTCGCCCTGCCGGACCTCCGCGACCGCACCCCCGTCCACGTCGGCCGGGGCAACCCCGGCCGGCGGGACACCGCGATCGGCGAGCCGGGCGGGGCCTCGGCGGTCGCGCTGACCCCCGAGCAGCTGCCGCCGCACACCCACGCCGTCCGCGGGACCGGCGCACGCGGCACCACGGGGAACCCGTCCGGGGCCTCCTGGGCGGTCGCCCAGCAGGGGCGCGCGCGGCGCGATCAGTACACGGCGGCCGGACCGACCGTGGGGATCGGCACGACCGGCCCGGCCGGCGGCTCGCAGCCGCACACGAACCGCTCGCCCTACCTCGGCGTCACGGCGATGATCGCGCTGAGCGGCGTGTTCCCGGCCCGTCCCTGA
- a CDS encoding MFS transporter — translation MDAQATVAAEGTPSTRDDIAPDTGAPFTRARTLRFGAGFFAYGLLWIVGLQIVAAVLLPQRLRDIGVDSPETLLGSISAITAIVSLVSNLVFGNLSDRTRGRFGRRTPWILGGGILGGVSLFAIGVLTSPGLITLSYCISMVGLNMMLAPAVAVLADRVPGKVRGTMSAFYGGGLAGGAPIGSLVGAAFITNSLPGFVLGGALMAVSAVIALVVWPREKSAVDLPPAAAGFGELLKSFRPPRKAPDFYLAFAGRLFMLVSYQMIMAYQLYIVQDHVGQTTAESAATIATMAVITLVVSLVGSVAAGPISDLIGRRKLPVVLSSVLFAVGIAMPWVWPTPAGMFLFAGIAGLGYGVYTSVDQALNVDVLPNEEEAGKDLGILNLSTTAGQTVGPLITSALVVATGGYGLVFPVSIVAALLGAFFITRIKSVR, via the coding sequence ATGGACGCCCAGGCCACCGTCGCCGCCGAGGGCACCCCCTCGACGCGGGACGACATCGCCCCCGACACGGGAGCCCCGTTCACGCGGGCCCGCACCCTGCGCTTCGGTGCCGGGTTCTTCGCGTACGGCCTGCTCTGGATCGTCGGCCTGCAGATCGTCGCCGCCGTGCTGCTCCCGCAGCGCCTGCGCGACATCGGCGTCGACTCCCCCGAGACCCTCCTGGGCTCCATCAGCGCGATCACCGCGATCGTGTCGCTGGTGTCGAACCTCGTGTTCGGCAACCTCTCCGACCGGACCCGCGGCCGGTTCGGCCGCCGCACCCCGTGGATCCTCGGGGGCGGCATCCTCGGCGGCGTCTCGCTGTTCGCGATCGGCGTCCTGACCAGCCCCGGCCTGATCACGCTGTCCTACTGCATCAGCATGGTCGGCCTGAACATGATGCTGGCGCCCGCGGTCGCCGTCCTCGCGGACCGCGTGCCGGGGAAGGTCCGCGGCACCATGTCCGCGTTCTACGGCGGCGGCCTGGCCGGCGGCGCCCCGATCGGATCGCTGGTCGGCGCCGCGTTCATCACCAACTCGCTGCCGGGCTTCGTCCTCGGCGGTGCGCTCATGGCCGTCTCGGCGGTCATCGCGCTGGTCGTCTGGCCGCGCGAGAAGTCGGCCGTCGACCTGCCTCCGGCCGCCGCCGGCTTCGGCGAGCTGCTCAAGTCGTTCCGGCCGCCGCGCAAGGCGCCCGACTTCTACCTGGCGTTCGCGGGCCGCCTGTTCATGCTGGTCTCGTACCAGATGATCATGGCGTACCAGCTCTACATCGTGCAGGACCACGTCGGGCAGACCACCGCCGAGTCCGCGGCCACCATCGCCACGATGGCCGTCATCACCCTGGTCGTGTCGCTGGTCGGCTCCGTGGCCGCCGGCCCGATCTCGGACCTGATCGGCCGCCGCAAGCTCCCCGTGGTGCTGTCGAGCGTGCTGTTCGCCGTCGGTATCGCGATGCCGTGGGTCTGGCCGACCCCCGCCGGCATGTTCCTGTTCGCCGGCATCGCCGGCCTCGGCTACGGCGTCTACACGTCGGTGGACCAGGCGCTGAACGTCGACGTGCTGCCGAACGAGGAGGAGGCCGGCAAGGACCTCGGCATCCTCAACCTGTCGACCACCGCCGGCCAGACCGTCGGCCCGCTCATCACCTCGGCCCTCGTCGTGGCGACCGGCGGCTACGGGCTGGTGTTCCCGGTGTCGATCGTCGCCGCGCTCCTCGGCGCCTTCTTCATCACGCGGATCAAGTCGGTCCGCTGA
- a CDS encoding nucleotidyltransferase domain-containing protein has product MDADEVHRVLDALAAAGCRAWVAGGWGVDALAGRQTRPHRDLDLAVDATGEGAALAALARLGYAVETDWRPVRVELAAPGSRWVDLHPAAFDGTGRGTQAGLDGTTFDYPPGCLVTGTIGARAVGCLSVAQQVAFHRGYPPRDVDRADLSVLGRLPGGGAAL; this is encoded by the coding sequence GTGGACGCCGACGAGGTGCACCGCGTGCTCGACGCGCTCGCGGCCGCGGGCTGCCGCGCGTGGGTCGCGGGCGGCTGGGGCGTCGACGCCCTCGCCGGGCGGCAGACCCGCCCGCACCGGGACCTGGACCTGGCCGTCGACGCGACCGGCGAGGGCGCCGCGCTCGCGGCGCTGGCCCGGCTCGGCTACGCCGTCGAGACGGACTGGCGCCCGGTGCGGGTCGAGCTCGCCGCCCCGGGCTCCCGCTGGGTCGACCTGCACCCGGCGGCGTTCGACGGCACGGGGCGCGGGACCCAGGCGGGCCTCGACGGGACGACGTTCGACTACCCGCCCGGGTGCCTGGTGACGGGGACGATCGGTGCGCGCGCGGTCGGCTGCCTGTCGGTGGCCCAGCAGGTCGCGTTTCACAGGGGCTACCCGCCGCGGGACGTGGACCGGGCGGACCTGTCGGTGCTGGGACGGCTGCCCGGGGGTGGCGCCGCGCTCTGA
- a CDS encoding APC family permease, translating into MSGSTGLVRRLGLGDAVVIGLGSMVGAGVFAAFAPAAQAAGSALLVGLALAAVVAYANATSSAQLAAQYPASGGTYVYGRERLGAWWGFLAGWCFVIGKTASCAAMALTFAAYAVPPGWQRPVAAGAVVALTAVNLRGITRTALLTRVVVVVALGALATLVLAGLAGGDASWARVAVGADATWSGVLGSAGLLFFAFAGYARIATMGEEVRDPARTIPRAIQLALGLAVLVYAAVAVTLLTVLGPDDLAASAAPLADAAAATGRPWVGAVVRVGAVAASLGALLALVAGVSRTTLAMAREGDLPRPLAAVHPRYRVPHRAEVALAVVVVVLVLTVDLRGAVGFSSFGVLLYYLVANAAALTQDRAHRRFPRALQVLGAVGCVVLAATLPPASVAGGAAVVAAGVAWRAVVQARARRVGGPA; encoded by the coding sequence ATGAGCGGCAGCACCGGCCTGGTCCGGCGCCTCGGCCTGGGCGACGCCGTCGTCATCGGACTCGGCTCGATGGTCGGCGCCGGGGTGTTCGCCGCCTTCGCGCCCGCGGCGCAGGCCGCCGGCTCCGCGCTGCTGGTCGGGCTCGCACTCGCCGCCGTGGTGGCCTACGCGAACGCGACGTCCTCCGCCCAGCTCGCGGCGCAGTACCCGGCGTCCGGCGGCACGTACGTCTACGGGCGCGAGCGCCTCGGCGCCTGGTGGGGCTTCCTCGCGGGCTGGTGCTTCGTGATCGGCAAGACCGCGAGCTGCGCGGCGATGGCGCTGACGTTCGCGGCGTACGCCGTGCCCCCGGGCTGGCAACGTCCGGTCGCGGCCGGTGCCGTCGTGGCCCTCACCGCCGTCAACCTCCGCGGCATCACCCGGACGGCGCTGCTGACCCGCGTCGTGGTGGTGGTCGCGCTCGGCGCCCTCGCCACCCTCGTCCTCGCCGGGCTGGCCGGCGGCGACGCGTCGTGGGCCCGGGTCGCGGTCGGCGCCGACGCGACCTGGTCCGGGGTGCTCGGGTCGGCGGGGCTGCTGTTCTTCGCGTTCGCCGGGTACGCGCGGATCGCCACCATGGGCGAGGAGGTGCGGGACCCCGCCCGGACGATCCCGCGCGCGATCCAGCTGGCCCTCGGTCTCGCGGTCCTCGTGTACGCCGCGGTCGCGGTGACGCTGCTGACGGTGCTCGGCCCGGACGACCTGGCCGCGAGCGCCGCGCCGCTGGCCGACGCCGCCGCCGCGACGGGCCGGCCCTGGGTCGGCGCGGTGGTCCGCGTCGGCGCGGTCGCCGCCTCGCTCGGCGCGCTGCTCGCCCTGGTCGCCGGGGTCAGCCGCACCACGCTGGCGATGGCCCGCGAGGGCGACCTGCCACGGCCGCTCGCCGCCGTGCACCCCCGGTACCGGGTGCCGCACCGCGCGGAGGTCGCGCTCGCCGTGGTGGTCGTCGTCCTGGTGCTCACCGTCGACCTGCGCGGGGCCGTCGGGTTCTCCTCGTTCGGCGTCCTGCTCTACTACCTGGTCGCGAACGCGGCCGCGCTGACCCAGGACCGCGCGCACCGGCGGTTCCCGCGCGCGCTCCAGGTGCTCGGCGCCGTCGGGTGCGTCGTGCTCGCCGCGACGCTGCCGCCCGCGTCGGTCGCCGGCGGGGCCGCCGTCGTCGCGGCGGGGGTCGCGTGGCGCGCCGTCGTGCAGGCCCGCGCCCGGCGTGTGGGTGGCCCGGCGTAG
- a CDS encoding DUF664 domain-containing protein has product MSDDVARDDRDGWWGPPVAGDEVASLVGSLERQRATFAWKVGGLDRAALSATLGPSAITLGGLVKHLAFVEVFHLCTRVNGRRPGDPWEGVDWDATPDWPWTSAADDEPEQLYGLWRDSVLRARESLADAVADGGLDRPIAWSDDPDAQPNVRRVLVDLVEEYARHVGHADLYREAVDGLVGEDPPAAPALYPLPERPT; this is encoded by the coding sequence ATGTCCGACGACGTCGCGCGGGACGACCGGGACGGCTGGTGGGGACCGCCCGTCGCCGGGGACGAGGTCGCCTCGCTGGTCGGCTCGCTCGAGCGGCAGCGGGCGACGTTCGCCTGGAAGGTCGGCGGCCTGGACCGCGCGGCGCTGTCCGCCACGCTCGGCCCGTCCGCGATCACGCTCGGGGGGCTGGTGAAGCACCTCGCGTTCGTCGAGGTGTTCCACCTGTGCACGCGGGTGAACGGCCGCCGGCCGGGCGACCCGTGGGAGGGCGTCGACTGGGACGCCACCCCCGACTGGCCGTGGACCTCGGCCGCCGACGACGAGCCCGAGCAGCTCTACGGCCTGTGGCGGGACTCGGTGCTGCGGGCCCGGGAGTCGCTCGCGGACGCGGTCGCCGACGGCGGGCTGGACCGGCCGATCGCCTGGTCCGACGACCCCGACGCGCAGCCGAACGTGCGCCGGGTGCTGGTCGACCTCGTCGAGGAGTACGCGCGGCACGTCGGGCACGCGGACCTGTACCGCGAGGCGGTCGACGGCCTCGTCGGGGAGGACCCGCCGGCGGCGCCGGCGCTGTACCCGCTGCCGGAGCGCCCAACCTGA
- a CDS encoding Gfo/Idh/MocA family protein, with protein sequence MSTVRLGVLGAARILHDAVAVPAASVPEVEVTAIAARDRSRAQETADAEGIPRVLDDYDALLADPDVDAVYVPTPAALHGVWVLRAIAAGKHVLCEKPFTANAAEAEDVEAAAAGSGLVVMEAFHSQHHPSWARLRELLAEGVIGDVTSAEADFCVEIADRGDIRWQESMGGGALMDLGVYPLRFLSHVLGAPTVRSAEAVAVDGVDASIVVHLDLPGGVEGTVRASMVASEDQSVRARIVGTTGTITVHSPYGPQNGGRIVVEHADGRVVEEPVDPTASYVWMLRSFADAVLRGGDPVSGTAQAVAAMRLVDDAYRAAGMAPREPAPLG encoded by the coding sequence ATGTCGACGGTGCGTCTCGGGGTCCTCGGTGCTGCTCGCATCCTGCACGACGCGGTGGCCGTGCCCGCCGCGTCCGTCCCGGAGGTCGAGGTGACGGCCATCGCCGCCCGCGACCGGTCCCGGGCGCAGGAGACGGCCGACGCGGAGGGCATCCCGCGGGTGCTCGACGACTACGACGCGCTGCTCGCGGACCCGGACGTCGACGCGGTCTACGTGCCGACCCCGGCGGCGCTGCACGGCGTGTGGGTGCTGCGCGCGATCGCCGCGGGCAAGCACGTGCTGTGCGAGAAGCCGTTCACGGCGAACGCGGCCGAGGCCGAGGACGTCGAGGCCGCCGCCGCGGGGAGCGGGCTGGTCGTGATGGAGGCGTTCCACTCGCAGCACCACCCGTCGTGGGCGCGGCTGCGCGAGCTGCTCGCGGAGGGCGTGATCGGCGACGTGACGTCCGCGGAGGCCGACTTCTGCGTCGAGATCGCCGACCGCGGGGACATCCGGTGGCAGGAGTCGATGGGCGGCGGGGCACTGATGGACCTGGGCGTCTACCCGCTGCGGTTCCTCTCGCACGTCCTGGGTGCGCCGACGGTGCGGTCGGCCGAGGCCGTGGCGGTCGATGGGGTGGACGCGTCGATCGTGGTGCACCTGGACCTGCCGGGCGGGGTCGAGGGGACCGTGCGGGCCAGCATGGTCGCGTCGGAGGACCAGAGCGTGCGGGCCAGGATCGTCGGGACGACCGGGACGATCACCGTGCACAGCCCGTACGGGCCGCAGAACGGCGGCCGCATCGTGGTCGAGCACGCCGACGGGCGGGTCGTCGAGGAGCCCGTCGACCCCACAGCGTCGTACGTGTGGATGCTGCGCTCGTTCGCCGACGCCGTGCTGCGCGGCGGGGACCCGGTGTCGGGGACCGCGCAGGCCGTCGCGGCGATGCGGCTGGTGGACGACGCGTACCGCGCGGCGGGCATGGCGCCGCGGGAGCCGGCGCCGCTGGGCTGA
- a CDS encoding helix-turn-helix domain-containing protein, producing MDHDLGALLRRHRQDADLTIEDLAAASGVSDRGIGDIERGVSRGPQHRTVEALADALRLRPDDRSALLRLAREGRRRPAAAVPHALPLPRRVADFTGRAQERAALGRVLRGGGPDAPAPVAVVTGPPGFGKTTLAAQVARDLRDDFPERLFLDLRGVDHEPVTPDAAVRRVAEALASGTVPPDPDEASAHVRGLLTDRRVLLVLDNAASEEQVRPLVPADGPSAVLVTSRRALAGLDGVQHRAVLGRLAPGDSIGLLDAILPGRGSAEDLARLARLCDDVPLALRIAGNRLAARAGWTIDGLVRRMAADERRLDALTAGDLRVRAAFTSSYEQLGPGAQRLFRRLALVDAPTTGAGLAAALVGESVWRTEDLLDELVDLSLVQHLPGDRYGLHDLLRLYARSELEHQEDAAAHDAVRAAADDWLLRTTVRAGYRFEPDHAHEGSAPPGERDVDLPDQEAAQAWLRAESASWLPALRRAAAAGAHARVAEVADALHWFSDLWATWDRWAEVFDLSADAATALGDDRLVAVHEGYRAWAQSICRGDLVRARAAADRALAAARRCGDTTQEGWALSYRSWIASQSGDLAHAERDAGAAVDCMLAAGDHEGAPQAMLSLAKARQRLGRLDEAAATVRATITRVADPRTRPRAQVAPFTEANAHVYLASILVEAERWEEARAVASEALRLAAPLGVPRIVATAHLARGRAHAALGNTDAAVLDIEIAVAARRELGIDAPLAAAVAALAEVRAAAVGAPATGPGAPDRAPDPAPDRAPDRAPDRAPDRAPDPAPDRAPDLAPDRAPQPTAAG from the coding sequence GTGGACCACGACCTGGGAGCGCTCCTGCGCCGGCACCGGCAGGACGCGGACCTGACGATCGAGGACCTGGCCGCCGCCTCGGGGGTGAGCGACCGGGGCATCGGCGACATCGAGCGCGGCGTCAGCCGGGGTCCGCAGCACCGGACGGTCGAGGCGCTCGCGGACGCCCTGCGCCTGCGACCGGACGACCGCTCGGCGCTGCTCCGCCTGGCCCGGGAGGGCCGCCGGCGCCCCGCGGCCGCCGTCCCGCACGCCCTGCCGCTCCCGCGCCGGGTGGCCGACTTCACCGGTCGCGCCCAGGAGCGGGCCGCTCTGGGCCGGGTGCTGCGGGGCGGCGGCCCGGACGCCCCGGCCCCGGTCGCCGTCGTGACCGGACCGCCGGGCTTCGGCAAGACGACGCTCGCGGCGCAGGTGGCGCGCGACCTGCGGGACGACTTCCCCGAGCGCCTCTTCCTGGACCTGCGCGGCGTCGACCACGAGCCCGTGACGCCGGACGCCGCGGTGCGGCGGGTCGCGGAGGCGCTCGCGTCGGGGACCGTCCCGCCCGACCCCGACGAGGCGAGCGCGCACGTCCGCGGGCTGCTCACCGACCGGCGCGTGCTGCTGGTCCTCGACAACGCGGCGTCCGAGGAGCAGGTCCGGCCGCTCGTGCCGGCCGACGGGCCGTCCGCCGTCCTGGTCACCAGCCGGCGCGCGCTCGCGGGCCTCGACGGCGTGCAGCACCGCGCGGTGCTCGGCCGGCTCGCGCCCGGCGACTCGATCGGCCTGCTGGACGCGATCCTGCCCGGGCGGGGGTCCGCCGAGGACCTCGCGCGGCTCGCCCGGCTCTGCGACGACGTCCCGCTGGCGCTGCGGATCGCCGGCAACCGGCTCGCGGCCCGGGCCGGCTGGACGATCGACGGGCTGGTGCGCCGGATGGCCGCCGACGAGCGACGCCTCGACGCCCTCACCGCGGGCGACCTGCGGGTGCGGGCGGCGTTCACCTCCTCCTACGAGCAGCTCGGCCCGGGGGCGCAGCGGCTGTTCCGGCGGCTGGCCCTCGTGGACGCGCCCACCACCGGCGCCGGGCTCGCGGCCGCGCTCGTCGGCGAGTCCGTCTGGCGGACCGAGGACCTGCTCGACGAGCTGGTGGACCTCAGCCTGGTGCAGCACCTGCCCGGCGACCGCTACGGGCTGCACGACCTGCTGCGGCTCTACGCCCGCTCCGAGCTGGAGCACCAGGAGGACGCGGCCGCGCACGACGCGGTGCGCGCCGCGGCCGACGACTGGCTGCTCCGGACGACCGTGCGTGCGGGGTACCGGTTCGAGCCGGACCACGCCCACGAGGGGTCTGCCCCGCCGGGGGAGCGGGACGTCGACCTCCCCGACCAGGAGGCGGCGCAGGCCTGGCTGCGCGCCGAGTCGGCGAGCTGGCTGCCCGCGCTCCGCCGCGCGGCGGCCGCCGGCGCGCACGCGCGGGTCGCGGAGGTGGCGGACGCGCTGCACTGGTTCTCCGACCTGTGGGCGACGTGGGACCGCTGGGCCGAGGTGTTCGACCTGTCGGCCGACGCGGCGACCGCGCTGGGCGACGACCGGCTGGTCGCGGTGCACGAGGGCTACCGCGCGTGGGCGCAGTCGATCTGCCGCGGCGACCTGGTGCGGGCGCGCGCGGCCGCGGACCGCGCGCTGGCCGCGGCCCGGCGGTGCGGGGACACCACCCAGGAGGGCTGGGCGCTCAGCTACCGGTCGTGGATCGCGTCCCAGTCGGGCGACCTCGCGCACGCCGAGCGCGACGCCGGCGCTGCGGTGGACTGCATGCTGGCGGCGGGCGACCACGAGGGCGCGCCGCAGGCGATGCTGTCGCTCGCGAAGGCCCGGCAGCGGCTGGGTCGTCTCGACGAGGCCGCGGCGACCGTGCGCGCGACGATCACCCGCGTCGCCGACCCGCGCACCCGCCCCCGGGCGCAGGTCGCGCCGTTCACGGAGGCCAACGCGCACGTCTACCTCGCCTCGATCCTCGTCGAGGCCGAGCGGTGGGAGGAGGCGCGCGCGGTGGCGTCCGAGGCGCTGCGCCTCGCGGCGCCGCTCGGGGTGCCGCGGATCGTGGCGACGGCGCACCTGGCGCGCGGCCGCGCGCACGCGGCGCTCGGCAACACCGACGCCGCGGTGCTGGACATCGAGATCGCGGTGGCCGCGCGCCGCGAGCTCGGGATCGACGCGCCGCTCGCGGCCGCGGTGGCGGCGCTGGCGGAGGTGCGCGCCGCCGCCGTGGGGGCGCCCGCGACCGGGCCGGGCGCGCCGGACCGCGCGCCGGACCCCGCGCCGGACCGCGCGCCGGACCGCGCGCCGGACCGCGCGCCGGACCGCGCGCCGGACCCCGCGCCGGACCGCGCGCCGGACCTCGCGCCGGACCGCGCGCCGCAGCCGACCGCCGCGGGCTAG